GGTCATCCGGTCTGCTCTTTGTGTTCCCTCAGTCAACACATATATTTATCTATCGATTTGGCGTCTTAAACTCTCCCCTCCCTATacgcttttatttttctcggcTTATTTTCTGATCTCTCGAATTTCCTGTTGCCCAGCTCGAGTTCTATTACGATATTTACTGCACATAGAAATATAGTCGTGTATAATATATAGATCTATAGGGACTATATatctatatagaagtaaatagaACCACAAGACTGTTCTTGGAAGTCGTTCGTCGTTGGGGactaggaaaagaaaaaaggaagaagatgCAGAGATCCACTTTGACGTTTAGTATGGGGCTGTCCTCTCTTTCTAATATTGGCTTCATTTTTAGTTCACTTCACTAGCCAGCAGTCTATCTTTTATACTCACTCTAAATATTATAAACACAAAAGTTACTGGTATACCTTTTTTGCACATATGAGCTTATAGAAATGAGCTTTCTATTTATCAGGAGGCACAACCTTTTTACtgcaaactattttttttaccgaTTCCAGCAACACTCGaacattcccccccccccctctgtttttattcttcttttaaacATCCGTTAAGTGGAAATGCACTTAAACTGTCTGTTAAAACGCACTCTTggcccttttttaaaattcacgTGACATTCATCTTTTCAATCTGTTCTGTCTTTTCTCCTGTTAGCTCAGACTTAATATTTCGTTTTGCGCGCAGCTCCGTTACACAGCGGCTGACTACACGAAAGTAGATCTAATGGTAATACGGCATctataagaagaaaaagaagaacgaaaGGAGATGGCCGGATCGGCAAAAGCGATGGGAGACAAAAGAACGCAAGAGAAAAAAGTCTCTGATTGTTTCTGAGCCCTCGGGACGACAATCGGGGCAACTcgaaacccccaaaaaaaaaaaaaattgaaaatagaaaaaaaaaaaaaaagtgggtgtGTACACGTATACACACAGCTGGCAGCGGTGGGGAGCCCTTTCTGCACTCAATAGTGTAGTGGTGGCGGCCGCAAAGGCAGCCAACGCCGATTGAACGGTCGATAACGGCGGATGGCGCGCTGCTATAGAGAGAGACTCGAAATAAGATTGTGTCGAGAAGGGGTGGGTATGGGGAGATCATCGATCGCACACCCAGCTGCTTGTTATTCCTCACACTATAGATTTGGGTATAGTCAAGCTTTCCAGCACCCATCGACCTGCCCCTGTATATATTGTCTGTTCATAACGCGGTGGGATATTTATcagagaaacaacaaaaaaacaaaaatgtgacATGTTACACCGAAGATTTCGAAAATGACACGCGCTAACAAaatttaacaaacaaaaaaatgtgtcgtTCATGCCGGTGAGAAAGGCGGAAGTAGAAATCCAGTGGGTTCAAAATAGGCCACAACGTACACATGTGAGACCGTGAAGAAGACAAAACGTTTCGCAATCTCTGGTGCGATAAATATTATAGATAACAAGATTGGCCGCACGAATTACGTGAATTAAGATAGCGGCTAATGTTTACGGGTGTAGCTATACGTGCCGAATGATTATTACAATGCCGAGTcgttaacaaaagaaattgtagtCGTCATGGCACGGTCATAGATTGATAGCCACACAACAATCTGTATATATAGTAAACTTGAATAGATTACACACACACTCAGACACACAGGGAAGGCCTAACTTACCCGTAACGCTAAGTAGAGACATAGCTAATGCGACGAGACCGATGGTTCTGACTAGTTCCAGGACGTGGGTTCGCCATGGACACGTCTAATTTCGctaaagtttttgtttttgtttcgttcttGTGCCCTTGTATTATTAGTTCCGGACAGTATAATACGTTTGTTTGCACTATCCACTCTTCTTGTTGTTTGTCGAACGTTGTTGTCTATTCTTTTTCCATTCTCGTTATGATATAAAGACGTTCGATGTACAACATAAAAAGATACTCCACATCAGCTGTAGACACGGACGATAGCGTGTGTCGTACAAGACCTATACGCACCAGCAACGTTGGAAGATTTCCTATTTTTCTGTCATAgattttttagatttctttcACAATTTTCGTTGCCAATTGCTATGCAACTTGACGATCACGCAAAAAGGCCCGGGACTATTGCAAACGACGTCCGTCGCCGTCGCATACATAGACTGATTGGTTGGGACAGAAGGGTTCTTTCTATTATGCCACCACCATGGAGCACTGGCCaaccatttttgaaaaaaaaaaaaggtgttttcCTCTGCGTGTCCCGATGTCACCCTCCTTTTTGAACTATTGGATAGCTCCTGTGGGAACTCGTCGTCATAGGAGGCGAAGTATAATAAgcgaaagaaaggaagaacgAGAATAGACCAGCTGCGAAACGATTCGAGTTTTGACTATTACAAAAAAACGGGGATGACTAACGATCGAACGTCTGTGTTGACACTTTTTCCCATGTGTGGAAACCCTACGTTGAACACAGTTGTGAGCGGATGCGTCTGTTTTGTGACCAATAGGAGCTAGCCACTCGCTCCTTGAACAGACCCGAAATTGTTGGGGGCCAACCTTTCCAGAACAAATGGCGAATGCAGTGGAGAAAAAGGGAATGTTATTGTCCTGTCATCTAGTGTCAAAAGCTTATCTGACCCAGAGATAGTTAACGCAAgtctaatttttctttttttctctctctatctTCTCTTCCACTAACACagacacacaacacacacactctCGCTCTCGCAGACACACTGGCGCACTGTAGCAATCTAACAGCAAGAGTCAGGGTCTGGCTTGACGTAGTGCGCGATCGGTTGCAGCGATGCCGCTTTTCACTTTATATCTCCGGCCGatatgtgttttgtttgtttttttcggttcGCACCGTGTGCCGATCATCAATGTTGTGGTTGTATCCAACTCGGCTTTGGATCTTATAAGCGATTTCCCCAAGATCCTTTGCCGTCCGATTGTGATGGTCGGCGCCTGCTTGGCTCCTCCTCCAGATGAAGAACAATCAAACGGCGGACGGCTTTTCTTGGCTGCGTGATGGCAAAacgacaagaaagaaaagccaGAAATCGTGTGCTGCTACATTTAAAGTAGAACTTGTTCAAGTGAGCAGAACAAGAGCCACTCGTTTGGATTTATTTCTCTGGCTCGACGATTGCTTCAAGGTTGGATCACTTGCATATCCTACTGTGTTCTTCCGCCTCCAATGCTCTTTTGCTTCCTGCTTCAGACCTCCTCTTTATCGACCACTGTGTTGTGTGTCGTCAGAAACTGACAGCTCGTTTCATGGACTAGCATATCGAACCGGTAGTCGACCATCATTCGCGCCGCGCTTCAATCCACTGTGGTCTTCCTGCGCCCTTCTTAATGTGTCCCGCGTGTTGCCCCGCTTCTACTTGGTCCGCGCCATTTTCACATCCAGACCGCCAGCGATCGCCATCTATGGACGGCTACATTCAACCGAAAAGGAAGGGATCACGTACCGAAGAAAATCACACACGAAAGCAGCGATACCGAAAGACTTTCACGTTCACGCTGCTGACGATGGAACTCGATCGGCAACCAATCGTGTTGTGTCGATGAACGTTGCCGATAAATAACTAACGTAAGCAGTAGGCTCATCGGCGTCGAAGATGTGGCACTCTTCAAGTTGGCCACGGGTTAACGTAAAGTGGACGAAGAGCAGCGATGGCTTGCACGGTATAAATCACGAACTGTTTCACGCCATTTCGGATGGGTCTTCCGGAAATTGACTTGCTTTAATTGTAACACGAATAACTTTGGctaaataatttcttttgatGCAACGTTCTCCTTCCGGCAGGCGATCATCGATGCTTGGACTGACAACAACGATGATGGCGATGGTAACGTGAACTTCCTATTACAGCTGTGGAAACAGTTTAAGACGCCTTCTGGTGGTCGACGTCGATGAAGCTGTTCAAAAAGGCCAACAAGCGGCGCCGTCGTCGTCGACTGCCACATCCACGACACAACAAAAGGTTCTACCGTAAATCAAATCCTGTTCTACCCCAATTTTTTAACTCGACTCTTCTTCTTAAATAAAGACATACTATGACATCGTTCTAATAAACAGTTTTGATTCcccctatttatttttttttagaagatAAAACCCCGGATTGTTTGACCTGTCAATTCGTATCATTCAATGAGCGCAATAGAAATGCCATAGGCTACTCTATAAAGTTTCACTCGGGACCCATAGAGTGCCTAGAGATACCCAAAAGGAaagttatatatataaatgtatGTATACCATTTATTGATTGGCGAATGGGGCGAGTTGGGAGTGAGGAACAGTGAAGAGTTGGGCTTGGAAGGGGGAGGAGACTGGGTGAGCCTATAGCTGACACGCAACGCGCATGGGATATGTGTACGTAAAGCAGCTCACGCAATTGTCGACTATACTCACTGTCTACATATACTCAGCTGATGACGTCAGGAATATTTCCGTCTGAAAGACTATATCCGAATGGCTTTTGTGTCCGGTTCTCTGGCACACAGCTATACGCTCGTTTTCCTTATTGCACAAAcctttgaacaaaaaaatcggATAGATTTTCAGTTGTGCCAACGTCGACACTGACACGCGAATCGCCAAACTCACTCGCAATCTttcagtgtgtgtgtgtttttttttaaatatattttggtttgattgtttttgttcgTTGGATTAGATTGAGCTTTATTGTCGATATCGGATCGAGGAGTAGTATGCAGTCTGTAACTGGTCATGTTTCTACgctaaataattcaaaaaaaaaaaaaaatcaaataaacacAACTGACGTTGTCTgcaatcttttaaaaaaattcaattcacAATCTCGACGCAGCATGAATAAACGATACAAAAAAGAATGAGtttagttgtttgtttttttgcgatTGGCAGAGGAATGAAATGGGAAATGGTAGGAGCTATTATTTCTTTATTAGTAGCCTGTCGAAGTCACGATTTCACGATTCACAAAGTGTTTTGGTTTTCGAGCGTGCGCGAAAACGAATGCGCTCGATTTTCAAGTACTTAGGGCAGCCGCAAGAAGTTTGGGACAGTTGCCGCTTAGAATGTCAGGAGTTTTAGTCAACTGCACTCTGTGATCAAGGAGAACACACAAGAGTTTTTAATCCAAATAAGGGATTTGTTGTCGAGGCTGCGATCCTCTCGACTCCGAAAGGTAATTGGTCTTcgatttttttatgttatgtCTTAGTTTATTTCCATTTCTATGTCTTTGGAACCTCAACTTCAACACTCTCCCATCACTGTTCTAAGTAATGTTATCTACAAACTGGCTGTGGTCTGTTATTGATAAATCAATACCGGCATTTTAAACTCTACGCCTCAGATGCAACTGCTTTTCCCTAATCTCAgtgaaattctttttcatcttAACTCTTGTTTGTGCCCACTGCCGGACTGCTCTCGAGGAACTGGAATAGGGGACTCTACGGTCTATTTGCTAAGAGTGTCATGACTTACATAACCCTTACACGCAGGTACATTAAAGATATTTCAGCACCAAACTCTTGGATGCTAAAATGCCCTAAAAATTCAGTGACTAGACAAAGATTACTGTAATCCACTCCCAGCACGTTTTGTGTGCCCGAGTCAGACCTGCTGACTTGGGCTCAATTGAGACACACCCCAAGTGACAATGCAGTCTGCTCTCCTTTTTCACGTCCGCAACTCGGTGTAATTGCCAATCTCATTTTAGCCACCAACAAATTGGCGTCAAGGATCAAGATGGGAAATGTCTGTGGGCGATCCCTGTGGATCAAGGCGGGCAGAATAGAGATGGTGTCAGCGAAAACAGACAGGGCCTAAGACATTTGTTGCAGATTAAGATCGCGAGTGATTGGGATTTTGGGCACAGGGCCGACGTCCTAGTGCTTTTAAGACACTCTGGTCACCGAGCTactccctttttgttttgttttttctctcttttttcggTTCTTGTTTGGTAAAACTTGCTCCGAGCGAGTGTGTACTTTATAAAGCATTTTGTCGTCCTCTGTCGTCGTGTCGCTTTTCATGTGTGTTTGCTCCAAGGCTTCATCGAATTCCCCCCCTCCGGAAGTAGTTATCGATCGGTTTTTCGTGCTCTTGCTAACGAATTTAATCCTGATGCCACCGCCGTTGATATTATCCCAAGTCTCGATACTTTTCTTTATGTTTTGTTCTTGTGGCCATCTGGAGCCTGTAACTTTTTACTTTAAAGCCTCAGCCACCATGGACGGTGGTATAGAACGCTAAAATGGAtggataaaaaaacaaacaccgTCGTAAACTTTGGCGTCTTGAAATctgatccccccccccttcttttccctctccttttattattattattatttaaaaaaacaaaaaacagtccTAAAGTGGGGGGGAAATATCGCGTGAATGTTTTGGATTCTAAACTTTTGAGGAGTTTTGATATTCCCCTGTGCAGCTTTGCGTGGTATTCACGTTTCACTTGCGACGTCAAAAGGGTAGGAAGTCTGCggttttaaacatttttcccCAGGTGAAAGAGGTTTTTAAATTCAGGAATGGCTCGttctgaaaaatttttttttttccatacatGTAGAACGTCCGCATTTGCGAAAGGGTGGGGTGATGTAGACCTACCTATCGGCGGGGGCTCCATCTAGATCCATTTTCATAACTTTTAACCATATGGTGAGGTTCTGCTCGTAACTCCACGGGGAGGGGATCACGGGAGTCATGTATCCGGCCACTGATGGAGACAAACTCCATGTGATCTTGTTGTGTTGGCTATATTTATCGTCGTAAGGGTCTTGTCGTAAATTTTCCGTGATGACGCCGGACTTTAGTGGGACAACAACctcatgaaaaaaacaaaaatgtagagcagaaaatggaagagaaatttgtttaaaaaaaaaaggggggtggggTTTACGGACATATTTTTAGCATCCGTACAGGTGTACAGCTCATTGTTTGGGTAATTGTCAATAGCGGCCCATGATTGATCTCTCCTTTCGATTGGTGTAAAGACCATCCACTAAAGAATAGAAAATTGAATTCAAAGAATGGCGaaacaaaatgcaattaaTGTACGAACAAAAGGCTTCTGTTCGTTGATACACAAAGATTTAGCCAACCgtcataataaaaaaaataataatatgttGCTGAACACAACAACTTCGGTccgttccacattttttttttattacgacTGGCGGCCATCTCAGCCAGATTGAATTCctttgacattttttaaaggctGCCCCtctattaaaaacaaaaagaactgaaaaaaatgtgtgttgctatttttgtttttattgttcaaCGCGTCGTCTTTCGCTTGTTTGTTAGCTGGTTTCATATTAACCAAggatgacaccatccggccgGAAGGCCagttttttctccccccctccTTGTCTTTGATGACCACTATCGAAGACATGGACTCTCATCCCCTACCAAGTGCTGGAGATGCGCCGGCCTTACACAGATcgtataaatatacattacAGTTTGAAGACCCCtccctatatatatatatatatattttttttaaaggttgaAAGCCTGACGAAACGGCCGATCCGCTGGTGTGCGCGATGATGCGAGCAtcgaaaataataataataatggaccggggaaagagaaaaaagaggggcGGGTTGGATGTCCGCGCCGGCTGTGGTAGACGTGGAAGAGCGACAAGGAAATGATCGTTGCCATAGAAACTAGCCAAGAAGTCCAATGTGGCCCAAGCAGATGCGATCCGTCATTCGTTTCCGTCTTGTCTTTCCCTCGGCTTGcactcgtttttgtttttgatttaaaccaAATTTTGCTATGGCACCTCGGACGTGTTTGACCATTGCCCGGACACGCCAGCCGTTCGTTCTCTGTGCCGGCCCGTTTCTTATTCTACCCCACTGGTGCACGCGTCTCGGCATGTTCGCCTGCTAATGACCAGATCGGTTCCAATAGCGCACCTCCTACCCCCCACCGAGTCAAAAAGGTATACAGTTCGAAATGGAGAGCAAAGGCGCAGATGATATGGAAAGGtagaaggagagagaaagagctGCACACAAAAGATTTGGAACGAGGCCAGCAGACGGCGAAAGGTTTTTAGTGGCGGCCAAGCGAACGGAACGGGGTTGCTGGACCGGTTACTTGAAACTACTGGCGGGGGGATCGTTAGGGAGTGCCGTTAAGGATCGATAGAGGGCAGTCTTTGCTACACAACAAgtatccctttttttattttttacatacATATAGTTTTATTctcctctttttattttatttttttgttggaaaTCGATCGGACTTTTGGTGCGGCTTGGCCCGGCTTCTTAAGCGCTTGCGCCAATGTCTCCCCTCACCTCCCCCATTTTCTCTCCCTTCTCTTCACGATCCTTCTTGCTCTCCCCCCCCCGTTGTTCGTtcccccctcttctttttttttcctttcccgGCCTTCGCAAGGGAAGACATTTATACGGGGATTGAGTCGAACCGAGACGGCCAAAGTGGTTGCAGCTGTCTGGCATTGACGGTCGTCTTGGTCGTCGATGTTGATAGATGGTTGTTTGCTACAACATTTTGCTCGTTGCGAAGAGACGAGAATCCGATTCTCTTTTTTACGTGTCACTCTCCTTCTCGTTAAGTGTGCAGggtttctgtttgttttcattctctCCTCGAGGTGAGTGGAAAacgtaattttttgtttgtttcaaaacTTGTCTGTTCTCGTTATGCCATTCAAATGTGGATCGCAATTGAGTTTCTTCTAGTGCAAACTCGTGACGCAACAAACCTTGCCCTTTCAAAATCGTTATTGTTATATATTCACTTGTGCCTCTCACATCTGCCCTTTAATTATTCCGACACAGGACTCGCACTGTCGATTCGTTGAAAACTCGAACCCTTTGTTGAGAATAGAATTCCATTCCTTCCGTCAAAACCGGAGCAAAATTGAGATTTTCACATGAGAAATTGCCGCAGTGgccatgttgttttttttctcctttcttcttcctcaCTTCCTTCCTGAATAATGAAGAGTTAAatccaaaataaaataaatacttgACCGCGTAGGAACCGTTGCTAGGTGACCTACTGCAcctttttccccatttttgtttgtctctTTTCTTATTTGCACCAATTCCTCCcgtattttgttgttgttgcttagtCACGGGTCGCAGTAGCGTGTCGTAGATTTGGCACTTTTGTCGCACAATTGCCAGATGCGGGGGATTCAAAAGGGGCCGGTTCAGCTAAAACACAAAAGGTCTGTAAGGATCGGAGTTTTTTCCTCCAGTTCACTACAGACACGATAGGCATCTGCGTGACAATGGGATCTCGTTAATGAATCCTCGTCTCTCCAACTTTGCTGCGAATTTGATGTTGATATTATTATCTACATCTCATCCTTGCTTGACAAAGACGTCGTCTGCTTTTTTAAAGGATGtattgttgtgtgtgtgtgtgtggagagATGGTGTCATCCAGCCTTTCCGCGTTTGAACACGTAAGCAGATGCTCCCAGATGTGGAAGCGATTCTGAACGACCCGCCTCTGTCTTTGAAAACTTGGGACTCTCGGCAGTCCCCTACATTATAGAGTAGCCCCTCCCGAAATGTCAAAAGTTATTAACGCCGCATCCTCCgcacaataaaaaatgtgaTCTTTTCATATTGTTCTCGGGAAAGCTTACcttctcttctctttccatttttttgaTTGCAAATGTGTGAACGTCCAGCCACTCTGGATAACTTGTGATTTGAACTGTTGAGCGCGTCAGTGTGCGATCGTTGTCTCAACTGTGCAACCGACAATTAACCAACAATAAACAAGGAAGCAAAGAGAGCCCAAGAGAGCGGCCGCAAACTGGGCGAATTGGCGTGCCATGTGCCACTTGGATCGACCATGGCCGCCGACCATCACATCCAGCAGCATCAAGCCCATCAGCATCACTCGTCGCAACAGCCAACAACGCCATCGACAACGACAATAACACGCGAAGACAGTTTGGAGCGCCTGTTCCCTCGTTGTCGTCTGCGATCGCCGCCCGTCGACACGGCCGTCCTCATCGATTTGAGCGATGACAACGTGGTCCAAACGAGCGCTGCCCTTCCTTTGCATTCGTTCGGCCGACCGACGCCCATGACTCATGCGGATGGCGGTCAGTCTGACAGCGACGCGTCGCCGATCCGTCGGCCGCCTTCGCTCAAATTGAACATCGCAGCCGGACAgccacagcagcagcagctgttGCAACAGCGCCGTTATTGCCCGTCGGTCAAGTACAGGACGGAGAGTGCGGAATTGCGGCGATCGAAATTCCTGCGCCGGCCGCGCACCTTGGATCACAACACGTGGAGCCTCTACGGCGACGTCTACGCCGGAGGCTACGAGCCCAGCTCGGACTCGGAGGACAACGACGGCGATCATTTCGGTTTCCCGTCCGGCGGTAAATCTGGCAACGTGGCACCGGCCCCTTCGTCGTCGAGCTCGTCGTCCAGCTTGAGGAAGTCGAATCCGTCGGCGTCTGCGGCTGTGCGGACCAGCGCCTCCGAGTCGCACATCGTCGGCCATTGGAAGAAAGGAGGTCACAATGGCCACCACGCCGAGGCGGCCGGCCATCAGCGGCATCCGCGTCGTCGCGGCGTCAAAGAAATTTACGACTTGACACCTACGCTGTCTGCCGGATCGGCTTCCGGTGGCGGTGGCGGTGCAAGTGGCTCGAGCGTCCAGCTCGACCCCACGCGAATGGAAATCGCCGGCGGCCGAGAGATTGTGTCGCTTTCGAGAAGCCGGACGCGAGGATCGCAGCGGAAACAGCACCGGGTTCAATCGATGGTCGATCCGGCGCCCGTGGATAGCCCTcctaacaacaacaacaacagcaacaataacaacaacaatagtACGCCGTCGTCGAGCAGCAACCGGAGCATGAACCGCTACAGCGGCGAGGTTTATTACGAGGAGAGCGTGGGCCGTTACGGCTTCCACGTCGGCGGAGGCAACACGCTGTGGGGTAGTCAAGGGCTGGAGCCGAGCTTCAGCATTGCCAGCCATTTGAATGAGAAACAATATCCTTCCTCCGGCAACGCTGCAGCCGCCGGAATGGCTGACGGCACTGCGGCCAAGTCGGAGCAGACGTGCGCCCAGCACCACGGCCTCAAACGGCCGCTCTCTTGGGCCGGAGATGATCCGGTGACGGATCGTCAAATGGCGGAACAGCATCCGCAACGAGAAGCTCGAGAGCTGGCCAGCGCGTCGAGTCCGGATCGCCAAGGGCAGTCGTCTGATGGCGAGGCGAAGCCTTCGGCCACGCTGCCCAACGGCCCGTCGACCGCAATCGAAGATGCGGCCGGTACTCAAATGCAGGCCGTTCACGGCTACTTGACTGATTTCTATCCGGAAGTGGTGGCGGCCGAGCTGAACAGCGCCGATCCATCATCGCCGAGCCCTTTGAATCTTGACAACTACCTGTCGGAACAGTTGAACCAGTTTGCCCAGCAAAAATCCATCAGGCGGGAGGCCAGCGAAGCGGAAGAAGCGTCGCAGCTGCTGCTATCGCAATCGCCACCCGCTCAGCAGCAGCTGACTGTCGCCACTGTCATTGGCGGATTGACTATCGCCCAGTATGAAGGATCACCTCGTCGCTATGGCGTGCGAGCTCATCCGGCGGCGATGCCCGTTGCGCCCGTCAATGCCAACGGACAGGATGAATATTCGGATGAATGCGGCAGAGCCGCAAACGGACCGATCGCGGGCTTGCCTCAGGCGCGACCTTTAGTTCCAGGATTTCCCAGGCGAATCACGAGCAGTCCCAATCCGGCCCATCCGCAGGCGACGTTCAGCCCGTCGGCTACCAGGCAGACGTTGGTGGATTTGGCCGCCGGGCCGGCGGCCACGTCCACGCCCGTCGCTGCTACGCCGGAAGCTTTGTCAGCCAATCATCTGTCGTGGCACCTGGAAGACGTCGACGACAGGAGCATCCGCTCATCCGGCGGGCAGGATCAGCACGCGGACGCCATTTCCCTCAACGCGGAGACGGACCTGGGCGAAACGGAGGTCGGACTGCAGATGGGCAAGAGCCGCAATTTCACGCTGTCCCCCGAAACGACCGATTACGACGATTCCGAGCTGGACATTTACAACGGCGCCGAACTGTCCGTCTGTCCGGACATTCCCGCCCTGAACGGAACCCAAACGTCCGCATCGTGTCACGTGGAATCGTTCGACGGCGTGGCTGTAGGCGCCGAAACGGCGGGCCGTCGGCGGAACAGCAGCAAAAGCCAGAACGGACTGAAAGGCCAGTTCAGTAGCATGCCCATCTTGGAGGACGGCCTGTCGTCGGGCCGCAGCAGCGCCGCCAGCGGCCATGAAGACATCAGCGTCGCTAGTAGCGCCAGCATCACCAGCGCTAGCGACACGGAAGAGGACGCCGTAACGGATCGCATCCCGCTCATGTCGGATCGCCGGATGAAACAGTTGTCTGCCCAGCAGCAACATGCATTGCATCCGGCCAATAATGGATGCCGTAATCTGGCGGGTGCCAGCCCGCTCCAATCATCGATCACGGGCCTTTCTGGTGCTCGTTCCACCAAGAATTCTTGctcgtcttcgtcttcttcgacCACGGCGGCGGCTGCTggtcatcaacaacaacaacaaccgcaAGCGATGTGGTCGAAGAAGTTGTCGTCTGCTCTCTCGGATTGCGACCATCACAATCATCAAGAGGCCGGCATAATCCAGGGTTCGTTTCGTAAGTCGTTC
This genomic interval from Daphnia magna isolate NIES linkage group LG8, ASM2063170v1.1, whole genome shotgun sequence contains the following:
- the LOC123475496 gene encoding serine-rich adhesin for platelets-like isoform X9; translated protein: MAADHHIQQHQAHQHHSSQQPTTPSTTTITREDSLERLFPRCRLRSPPVDTAVLIDLSDDNVVQTSAALPLHSFGRPTPMTHADGGQSDSDASPIRRPPSLKLNIAAGQPQQQQLLQQRRYCPSVKYRTESAELRRSKFLRRPRTLDHNTWSLYGDVYAGGYEPSSDSEDNDGDHFGFPSGGKSGNVAPAPSSSSSSSSLRKSNPSASAAVRTSASESHIVGHWKKGGHNGHHAEAAGHQRHPRRRGVKEIYDLTPTLSAGSASGGGGGASGSSVQLDPTRMEIAGGREIVSLSRSRTRGSQRKQHRVQSMVDPAPVDSPPNNNNNSNNNNNNSTPSSSSNRSMNRYSGEVYYEESVGRYGFHVGGGNTLWGSQGLEPSFSIASHLNEKQYPSSGNAAAAGMADGTAAKSEQTCAQHHGLKRPLSWAGDDPVTDRQMAEQHPQREARELASASSPDRQGQSSDGEAKPSATLPNGPSTAIEDAAGTQMQAVHGYLTDFYPEVVAAELNSADPSSPSPLNLDNYLSEQLNQFAQQKSIRREASEAEEASQLLLSQSPPAQQQLTVATVIGGLTIAQYEGSPRRYGVRAHPAAMPVAPVNANGQDEYSDECGRAANGPIAGLPQARPLVPGFPRRITSSPNPAHPQATFSPSATRQTLVDLAAGPAATSTPVAATPEALSANHLSWHLEDVDDRSIRSSGGQDQHADAISLNAETDLGETEVGLQMGKSRNFTLSPETTDYDDSELDIYNGAELSVCPDIPALNGTQTSASCHVESFDGVAVGAETAGRRRNSSKSQNGLKGQFSSMPILEDGLSSGRSSAASGHEDISVASSASITSASDTEEDAVTDRIPLMSDRRMKQLSAQQQHALHPANNGCRNLAGASPLQSSITGLSGARSTKNSCSSSSSSTTAAAAGHQQQQQPQAMWSKKLSSALSDCDHHNHQEAGIIQGSFRARNATPPPPAPIAHRPPSSTTQQHAVQTAASTSPTVSNGVKSFAAASAVGSVGAQQNRANNHASPLRLSPGPDTPSITSGGAGGSSSSSSSSSSGSSCSSSGVGSSAGKMQNVGGQQQPKRVGPSGDLSLHELGDALDHGRMRKASSVPPPAAVAAIQSPLSRSPPIWVPRQSSDYWAKNSPTSTSPRSRCKVGGSGMHPDGSKLNVDDDDERETDQLLRDPDDQGFFDEHARPPVASDVGRAHPATRMGSPPTPSSLRSASTASSSTRSSPQQQQQVPQNHQPTMSVAAAATAALANGTSPSSSSGGGPPPPSRQSEPKDLKYRETTPSAKKKDDNSSQSKKKGRSKEVMVHEPAVLIEGVLFRANYLGSTQIVCEGQPTKYTRMMQAEEAVSRIKALAPEGETQPTTEVDLFISTEKIMVLNTELKEIMMDHALRTISYIADIGDLVVLMARRRMITQDGEDSSNKIAKTPKMVCHVFESEEAQFIAQSIGQAFQVAYMEFLKANGIEDQSFVREMDYQEVLNSQEIFGDELQMFAKKELQKEVIVPKARNEILGVVIVESGWGSMLPTVVIANLAPAGAAARCGQLNIGDQIIAINGISLVGLPLSTCQTYIKNAKSATVVKLTVVPCPPVVEVKIKRPDTKYQLGFSVQNGVICSLLRGGIAERGGVRVGHRIIEINGQSVVAVPHERIVGLLATSVGEINMKTMPTSMFRLLIGQETPVYI